GACTAAACAAATcccaaataataaataataataataataataataataaatgtagaagctttaaaaacaaatcatataTTGCTACTCACGGACGGTTCTGATCTCCCATGTGCACAAAAGTCTCACCTACTCTAAAGATTGTATTAACATATGTTAGCATTAGACATCATTACCCAGAGGGTAAAAAcataggatgttttttttttctttcctctcactAAATAAACTCAACAGATTGACTTAAACAGGGCAGAAATAAACAAGTGCATCGTCTGATTTGTTCATCGTCGCTCACACAGATCCAGCTTGAATTTCACAGCACCCATGTTGATCTGAGCAGCCTGTGCACCTTCAACATCGTCGGCACAGTAAACAGCTCCAGTCTCAGAAGTTGCTACATCTTTTCAGACTTGAGACATGGGGTTAGAATCCAAAAGATATGTCTCCGACAGACGGCCACAAACGTGTGTATACTAACAGGAGAATGGTTCAGTAATTGTATTCAGTGTatgaaaagacattttctgtCTTATGCCATGGCACTGGTGAGAGGTGTTTTATCCGATGGCGAGAGTCTTGACAAGGCCACAGTGAAACTTCCTGATGTGGCGGTAGAGGTCCCCGGACTGGGTGAAGCGCCGCTCACACCACTTGCAAGCGTGAGGCTTCTCACGTGTGTGCACTACAGCATGCCGACTCAAGTTATGAGAGTATTGGAAGCTCTTGCCACACTGGCCACAGGTGTATGGCTTCTCGCCAGAGTGTGTGCGCTCGTGGCGCTTAAGGGTGTACATGCAGGAGAAGGTCTTGTTGCACTGCATGCAGGTGGGGACCGAACCGTCCGGGGACAGTTTGGAGCGAGCGCCTTCCTTCTCGCGGAAGTGTGAGCTGAGGTGCAGTTGCAGCACATGGGGGCTGGGGAAGACTTTGCTGCAGagggggcacacacacacctgttgcCCCGGGGGCAGGAGCACGCCGCTGGAGGTGGAGATGTCTGAAGAGGCCaagtcgtcctcctcctcctcctcgctgtccCCCAGCAGTCTGCCCCTCCGCTCCTCCAACGCCCTGCCCGGGgcgccctccctccctctgcaggCCTCCCCCTCCTCGTCCATCAGGTCCTCCTCCTGGGAGAGCAGGGCGGCTGTAGAGCCGTTGTTGCCTGGGAAGAGGGCAGCGAACCCTGTCACCACCGAGCTCCTGGCACTATTCCCAAAGCGCTGGCTCTCAGGGCTCATCGGCTCACTGTCCTCCTGCTCTGACAGCAAGTCGTGTTCGTCTTTAACAAGTGGCTCAATGCCCTGCTGCTGGCTGTCGAGGGCCAGCTGTCCCGAGACGTAGGAGGGGTGTAAGGGATCTCTGCTAGACAGAGGCTTGAAAGACAAATCCAGTGCACAGTCCATGTCATCTGAAGCCCGGGACCTCTGGGACAGCAATACGGTGGAACTACTGAcatcagcttttgtttttccagctgtTTGGACGCAGGGCTCGGCCTCTGCTGACACATAATTGACACTTACAAGGTCCGGGGACCTGCCAGAGTGACCGTTCGCCTTCTGCCTGCTCCGTGTAGACCTATCACAATCTGTGACAGCCAGCCTGAGTTCGCTGTTGTCCATGTCAAACTCTTCTGCCG
The sequence above is drawn from the Hippoglossus hippoglossus isolate fHipHip1 chromosome 22, fHipHip1.pri, whole genome shotgun sequence genome and encodes:
- the zbtb42 gene encoding zinc finger and BTB domain-containing protein 18.2 isoform X2 yields the protein MEFPDHSRQLLQCLSQQRHQGFLCDCTVLVGEARFRAHRAVLASCSMYFHLFYRDQLDKRDVVHLNSDIVTAPAFSLLLEFMYEGKLEFNTLPVEDVLAAASYLHMYDIVKVCKGKLKDKEVSCLDEKLGEGLGLSCLDRENSSDGELHSKQLLRRQLQSQSLGLHRAPPAEEFDMDNSELRLAVTDCDRSTRSRQKANGHSGRSPDLVSVNYVSAEAEPCVQTAGKTKADVSSSTVLLSQRSRASDDMDCALDLSFKPLSSRDPLHPSYVSGQLALDSQQQGIEPLVKDEHDLLSEQEDSEPMSPESQRFGNSARSSVVTGFAALFPGNNGSTAALLSQEEDLMDEEGEACRGREGAPGRALEERRGRLLGDSEEEEEDDLASSDISTSSGVLLPPGQQVCVCPLCSKVFPSPHVLQLHLSSHFREKEGARSKLSPDGSVPTCMQCNKTFSCMYTLKRHERTHSGEKPYTCGQCGKSFQYSHNLSRHAVVHTREKPHACKWCERRFTQSGDLYRHIRKFHCGLVKTLAIG
- the zbtb42 gene encoding zinc finger and BTB domain-containing protein 18.2 isoform X1, producing the protein MGYEGRMEFPDHSRQLLQCLSQQRHQGFLCDCTVLVGEARFRAHRAVLASCSMYFHLFYRDQLDKRDVVHLNSDIVTAPAFSLLLEFMYEGKLEFNTLPVEDVLAAASYLHMYDIVKVCKGKLKDKEVSCLDEKLGEGLGLSCLDRENSSDGELHSKQLLRRQLQSQSLGLHRAPPAEEFDMDNSELRLAVTDCDRSTRSRQKANGHSGRSPDLVSVNYVSAEAEPCVQTAGKTKADVSSSTVLLSQRSRASDDMDCALDLSFKPLSSRDPLHPSYVSGQLALDSQQQGIEPLVKDEHDLLSEQEDSEPMSPESQRFGNSARSSVVTGFAALFPGNNGSTAALLSQEEDLMDEEGEACRGREGAPGRALEERRGRLLGDSEEEEEDDLASSDISTSSGVLLPPGQQVCVCPLCSKVFPSPHVLQLHLSSHFREKEGARSKLSPDGSVPTCMQCNKTFSCMYTLKRHERTHSGEKPYTCGQCGKSFQYSHNLSRHAVVHTREKPHACKWCERRFTQSGDLYRHIRKFHCGLVKTLAIG